The Henckelia pumila isolate YLH828 unplaced genomic scaffold, ASM3356847v2 CTG_461:::fragment_3, whole genome shotgun sequence genome window below encodes:
- the LOC140872180 gene encoding superoxide dismutase [Mn], mitochondrial-like isoform X1: protein MAESHGFRALPKLSLPDLPYPYDALEPTISADIMRLHHQKHHLAYVTNYNKALDHLDQAVSTGDAATVVKLQSAIKFNGGGHVNHALFWKNLAPVKEGGGEPPKGPLSAAIDNEFGSLEALIQKMNTEGAAVQGSGWVWLGVDKELKRLVVDTTMNQDPLVTKGSNLVPLLGIDVWEHAYYLQYKNARPDYLKNIWNVMNWRYASQVYEKECP from the exons ATGGCTGAATCCCACGGGTTTCGCGCACTGCCCAAGCTATCGCTTCCCGATCTGCCTTACCCTTACGATGCGCTGGAACCCACCATCAGCGCCGACATCATGCGCCTCCACCACCAGAAGCACCACCTGGCTTATGTCACTAACTACAACAAGGCTCTCGACCACCTCGACCAGGCTGTTTCCACCGGAGACGCCGCCACCGTCGTCAAGTTGCAGAGCGCCATCAAGTTCAACGGCGGAG GTCATGTAAATCACGCTCTTTTCTGGAAGAATCTTGCACCCGTCAAG GAAGGTGGTGGTGAGCCTCCAAAGGGGCCTTTAAGCGCCGCTATCGATAATGAATTCGGGTCATTGGAAGCTCTGATTCAGAAGATGAACACAGAAGGAGCTGCAGTACAGGGCTCCGGTTGGGtg TGGCTTGGCGTGGACAAGGAATTGAAGCGACTTGTGGTTGACACCACTATGAATCAG GATCCTCTGGTTACTAAAGGGTCCAATTTGGTTCCTCTGCTGGGGATTGATGTCTGGGAGCACGCATACTATCTGCAG TACAAAAACGCGAGACCGGATTACCTAAAGAACATATGGAATGTGATGAACTGGAGATATGCTAGCCAAGTTTATGAAAAAGAGTGCCCTTGA
- the LOC140872180 gene encoding superoxide dismutase [Mn], mitochondrial-like isoform X2 yields MQQSPKSAVICLLLPFLLWNYILESTMAESHGFRALPKLSLPDLPYPYDALEPTISADIMRLHHQKHHLAYVTNYNKALDHLDQAVSTGDAATVVKLQSAIKFNGGGHVNHALFWKNLAPVKEGGGEPPKGPLSAAIDNEFGSLEALIQKMNTEGAAVQGSGWVWLGVDKELKRLVVDTTMNQGPIWFLCWGLMSGSTHTICSTKTRDRIT; encoded by the exons ATGCAGCAGTCTCCCAAATCTGCAGTGATCTGCCTTCTTCTTCCGTTTCTTCTCTGGAATTATATCTTAGAATCAACAATGGCTGAATCCCACGGGTTTCGCGCACTGCCCAAGCTATCGCTTCCCGATCTGCCTTACCCTTACGATGCGCTGGAACCCACCATCAGCGCCGACATCATGCGCCTCCACCACCAGAAGCACCACCTGGCTTATGTCACTAACTACAACAAGGCTCTCGACCACCTCGACCAGGCTGTTTCCACCGGAGACGCCGCCACCGTCGTCAAGTTGCAGAGCGCCATCAAGTTCAACGGCGGAG GTCATGTAAATCACGCTCTTTTCTGGAAGAATCTTGCACCCGTCAAG GAAGGTGGTGGTGAGCCTCCAAAGGGGCCTTTAAGCGCCGCTATCGATAATGAATTCGGGTCATTGGAAGCTCTGATTCAGAAGATGAACACAGAAGGAGCTGCAGTACAGGGCTCCGGTTGGGtg TGGCTTGGCGTGGACAAGGAATTGAAGCGACTTGTGGTTGACACCACTATGAATCAG GGTCCAATTTGGTTCCTCTGCTGGGGATTGATGTCTGGGAGCACGCATACTATCTGCAG TACAAAAACGCGAGACCGGATTACCTAA
- the LOC140871838 gene encoding transcription factor RF2b-like produces the protein MQDPNFELNQTPSHSAAMRPAHHRRAHSEVKFRLPEHMDLVSDQFDAAEGSFDEMGSVDDLFSTYMDIEKFSGGVGAGCGSGLVESAALYNAGGTAAEGGDDVDGGRSVGGVARPRHRYSNSVDSSSVMLYESNIEAKTAMAPDKLAELWTLDPKRAKRIMANRQSAARSKERKARYMSELERKVQNLQTEATTLSAQLTLFQRDTTGLSNENTELKLQLQHMEQQARLRDALNEALKQEVDRLRAATGDISSAPSDAIFSTAMQHVPYNAHQAFFSHNNSKNVQLPPFHPIHAAMSTHQHPMTTSAPGFLDRLHQDPLGRFQGLDISSRGSNLVKSEGTSLSASESSNTL, from the exons ATGCAAGATCCAAACTTTGAGTTGAACCAAACGCCGTCGCACTCTGCCGCAATGAGGCCGGCCCACCACCGCAGGGCTCACTCGGAGGTGAAGTTCCGGCTGCCAGAGCACATGGATCTAGTGTCCGACCAGTTCGATGCGGCGGAGGGGAGCTTTGATGAAATGGGATCTGTCGATGATCTGTTCTCTACTTATATGGATATAGAGAAGTTCAGCGGAGGCGTGGGTGCCGGATGCGGATCTGGGCTTGTGGAGTCTGCTGCTTTGTACAATGCTGGTGGGACGGCGGCGGAAGGCGGAGACGACGTCGACGGAGGGAGGAGTGTTGGTGGAGTGGCTAGGCCGAGGCATAGGTATAGTAATTCTGTGGATAGTTCGAGTGTGATGCTGTATGAGAGTAATATTGAAGCAAAGACAGCCATGGCTCCTGATAAGCTTGCTGAATTGTGGACTCTAGACCCCAAACGTGCCAAAAG GATTATGGCTAATCGTCAATCTGCTGCTCGATCCAAGGAGAGAAAGGCACGGTATATGTCTGAGCTCGAAAGAAAAGTTCAGAACCTTCAAACCGAAGCCACAACTCTCTCTGCCCAACTAACACTGTTTCAG AGAGACACAACCGGGTTGAGTAATGAAAACACAGAGCTCAAACTTCAGCTACAACACATGGAACAGCAAGCACGGTTACGCGATG CACTCAACGAAGCACTGAAGCAAGAAGTAGACCGACTCAGGGCCGCCACTGGAGATATATCTTCCGCCCCCTCGGATGCAATTTTCAGCACTGCAATGCAGCACGTCCCATACAACGCCCATCAGGCCTTCTTTTCCCATAACAACTCGAAAAACGTACAACTCCCACCATTTCATCCCATTCATGCTGCCATGTCGACTCACCAGCATCCTATGACAACGTCTGCACCCGGTTTTTTGGACAGGCTGCACCAGGATCCTTTAGGTCGCTTCCAGGGTCTCGATATCAGTAGCAGAGGCTCGAATCTTGTGAAATCTGAAGGCACTTCTCTTTCTGCCAGTGAAAGCAGCAACACATTGTGA